tcaaaaaggggtagcggcgcagcttgttgcccgtttaccaactatctcgatgtaaattattatATAATATCGATTGAAATAAAAATACGGATTATCACTAAAAAAGAAATCTACAATCTGGAAAAAAGGAACATccaaatcaatacaacagcaaaaACAATGCAAAACTATAAATAAAACTACCAAAATTCAAAAGCCACACTTTAATCAAAAACAATTCCCAAACCAatcaacaaaaaaataaatacaaTCCGATAACCCTGCATTAAGCTCAACTAAAATCCACAATGTGAACAATATTAACCAGAAACCAACCTTAAATCATGCACAACCATGAATCTTGAAACTCAATGTGAACAACATTAACCAAAATCCAACCTGCATTTACCTCAATCAAACTCCGCCGTAAAAGTTCCCTAGCACAGCCGCATCAGAATCCCTCCGGTAAACCCGCAACTAACCCACCCAAAAAACTGTCCCCAGCCCCGGTGGATCAACCTGAACCCTCGAAAAAGCCAATAATTGTCGGTAACAAAAGGTGCATGCACAGGATGTCGCCCGCCTTGGCACCACGTCACTATTTTTTTCTCTCTGTATTAATTTACTACAGAACATGTGGAAAGAAAATTCAGTTATAGAAAGAAGGAATTAAATGAAAACACTTACAACACCCTAAAACACAAAATATACCATGATAAATTGATAATATAAATTGAAATGTTATTAGCCACTTGATTTGATTCGTACGTTACCCCCCACTTTTAACAAATTCCGTTGCTCTCTCTCCCCTACACGAAAAGAAATGGTTAGGATGCACAAACTTTATTCCATGCGTCCAATCTCTTCACCAACAAAAATTATATTCAATGACCACCTCTGCCATTGAGATCCCATGTCCAAACCCGCAACAAAACTCACCGGAAGAAAGAGTAATCAATTGGGTTGTGTTTACAAACAATCACAAGGATGGGATTCTTCGGCGGTCTCTTGTTTGGTGTTGCATTTGGCATTTGTTTCATGCTGTCTGTCGCCCGTAAACAAATTTTACGATCAGCTCAACGTATTACTTTGGTATGTTTATGTTTCTCATCCATACacctttattatttatatatctCTTAATGACATATGAAAACGATTGCGTTTTCTTTCAGGCGGCAACCATCGCAGCGTTTGCAAGGATGACAGTTGCAGATTCAAGAAAGCTTCTTCCAGGAGAGTATTACCCTCCTTGGGTTGTATTTGCAAAGAGACAGAAGTTGAGTTAcattttgtttattaaatttattatttcgtgtaataataataaatggTTTAGGTGATTAATACACTTTGTGTTGTAAACTACAGTTAAATTGGCTTAATGATATGATGAACAAGATCTGGCCATATGTTGATGAGGTACTTTAGCTTCATTCTATCAATCATGGGAATAACATTTTTAAACTGTTACAGTTTCTTTTTTTGGATGCTAGCATAGGCAGCATCAGATCTAATAAGAAGCTCCGTGGAGCCGATACTCGAGCAATACAAACCGATGGTTTTGTCTTCTCTAAAGTTTTCAAAGTTAACCCTTGGTACTGTGGCTCCACAATTTACAGGTTTGTCCAATTCATCTGTTCGTTTTGGTATAGGGGACTTCTTTTTTCTATATTCTATatttctatattctttgacttgatGTGCTGGTTTGCTGTTcgttttggagccgagggtctcttCTGGAAGCAAGGGCGTAGCTTttaaggggccgggaggggcgcccgaccccccgaacttttcgcttattagtgttatatatgtacgtttcgtgtagaattttttagatatatacgttttcgaccccccggttttattaaaaaaaccgattacttatatagaatttttaggttcggtgacttccgaccccccggtggaaattttcaagcttcgccactgtctggaagcagcctctctatccctagggatagaggcaaggtctatctacatcccaccctccccagaccctataagtagctttgctatttgtgggatttactgggtatggttgttgttgttgttgttgttgttgttgttgttgttgttgttgttgttgttgttgttgttgttgttgttgttgttgttccaaTTCATCTGTTACTTAACACTTTCTTTTTATCAATGTGATAGATATGGTGATGTTCTTTGTTGTCATGTAGGAATATCTGTCGATGAAGGTGATCCTGGGGAAATTACCATGGAATTAGAGATGCAATGGGATGGAAACCCGAATGTTGTTTTGGATATTGTCACCAAAGTTGGTGTGGCTTTACCTATACAGGTTCGGTTAATATTTGATACCATATTCCATCGAACAACTCATATTTGATAATTAGATGTTTCTTGGTAATATTTTTTACATCAACTTTTGCAACAGGTAAAAAATATCGCGTTCACCGGTCTTTTCAGACTCATTTTCAAACCATTAGTTGACGAGTTTCCTTGTTTTGGAGCAGTTCTATTTTCCTTGAGAGAAAAGGTGTGCCATGACTTGTTTTGAAGGCTTTCACTTGTATTTTAACAGGTTTTCTCGCATTCTCACATTTTGCTGCAACTGTTTGTATGTTTTTCATGCACAGAAACAACTGGATTTCACACTAAAAGTTATCGGTGGAGATTTATCAGCACTTCCTGGGGTATCCGAAGCCATAGAGGTTTAAGCTATTTTCCTTTTCCTTCTTTTTGATTTTAGTTCAGAAGGTTTTAAAATACCAATTTACCATTCGACGTATTTACATTGTTCTTAGGCTTTAATATAGCCCCCTACTTTGTCATTAATAAGGCAAATAATACTAATGTACTTCTCTTTATACAGGAAACAATCAAGGATGCTGTTGAGGATTCAGTCACATGGCCAATGCGAATCGTCATACCCATATTAGCAGGGGACTATAGGTACATTACAAGTTTCTGTTCGGTTAGTAACTGCGAAAATATTACAAGTTTGAATTATGGAAACAATCTCTTGCATAAGTACAAGGAACTATCATCATAAACATATCTAATTGTTATTTATTCATGagaaatatttattttaatctgTTTCATTTAGTGACTTGGAGTTGAAGCCTGCCGGAATACTAGAGGTAAAGCTCATAGAAGCAAAAGAATTGACAAATAAAGACATTATAGGAAAATCTGATCCATACGCCATGTTGTTCGTACGCCCTCTACGTGCCAGGATGAAAAACAGCAAGACGATTGTAAGTAGACAATATTTTCCATATAAAACTTTCTTGTTCTACGTTGATATAAATGTAATGTTGATTGTTTTCCTAGAACAACCAACTAAATCCTATTTGGAACGAGCATTTCGAGTTCACTGTTGAAGATCCGAGTACCCAATACTTCACAATAAGAGTGTTTGATGATGAAGGAGTCCAAGCTTCTGAATTGATCGGTTGTGGTCATGTTGCCATAAAGGATCTTGAACCTGGAAAGGTTAAAGATATATGGATCAAACTCGTCAAAGATTTGGAAATTCAAAGAGATACGAAGAACCGAGGCCAGGTACAGTCGTTATTTTTTCTCCTTAACGGGTAAAAATAGTAGAATAAAGATAAATTAATCTTTTTCAacattttttagcatgtttcttGATAATTTTGATGGTGTAGGTGCATTTGGAGCTCTTGTATTGTCCTTTTGGCACAGAGACTGGACTACAGAATCCGATTAACCCGGACTTTAGATTAACGGATTTAGAGAAGGCTCTTAAATCCGGAATTAGTGAAACAGATGTGGATCCTGCAAAACTTGCTGCACAGAAGAAAAAAGAAGTCATAAGGAGAGGAGTTCTTTCTGTAACTGTAATGTCTGCTCAAGATTTGCCAGCTGTTGATCTTATGGGAAAAAGTGATCCTTATGTTGTACTTTTGATGAAGAAAACCGAACAAAAACTGAAGACCAGAGTAAGTTTCTAATATTTCTTCTGTTATTATTTCATTTCAAACAATCCAGGTTATGTTATTCTTTaaatattaaatgaaaaaaattagCCTAAAATGAAACGACTCATAAGTCGACATGGAACAAAAGTACCGGCTAGAGCTGGACCCGTAGACTAAAATGTGTTTTGACCCAAAACCCAACCTTCTCTTGTTATACTTGTATAACCATGAGAACGAGTTACCGAAAAACTCACAGGGCCAATCAATACCATGTTGACCCACGAGACCAATGAGACCACGTAAAACAAAGCTGAAGTAGGACAAGTGGCCTTCAAGGGGTTAAAGGCAGAAACGAGTGGAAGCTGGAACAACTGCGCTATCCCTTGAAGGTTTCTACGTAATTGCTCATATACCATGTTGTAAGCTAAAATGATTTCTGTTTTCCAGGTTATAAATAACACCTTAAATCCCGTATGGAATCAAACATTTGATTTTGTTGTCGAAGATGGATTACGTGATTTGTTAATGTGTGAGGTGTGGGATCATGATACTTTCGGAAAGGTACACCTCAGTGTCATTTCTATTCATGTAACTGATCCTCTTTAACCGGATAACAAGTAAAAACGAAATGAGTGTCCCTTCATATGGTTTTTTTTTATGCAGGACAAGATGGGTAAATGCATCATGACGCTTTCGAGGGTCATATTAGAAGGCGAATTCACAGAGACATTCGCTTTGGATGGGTGCAAATCAGGAAAGCTGACTTTGCATCTCAAATGGACCCCGCAAACAATAGTCCGCGATGCGTGATAACTCAAATTCAAATGTGCACTCGTTTGCATCATTGTCCACAGATTTCAACTTCCTGCAATGAAATCACATGCAATGCAAGGACCTCACCTTGATTGAATTGGTTCTTTCTTTATTGTTGTTCTCTTTTCTTTTGACGGAATTCGTTGAGGTAACTGTAAATGACATATAGAAGAGATTGTATGGCCCTTGATATTGTAAACAAGGCATAACTGTAAATGACAATTTTCTGTTTGGCAAGAAAAGGCACAAGTGACCATACTAGAATGGGGGTCCATGTGACCCGAGTTTAGTGGTGAATTCAGAAATATGACACCGTTTGTGTGACCCGAGGTTAGTGGTGGATCCAGAAATGTGAAATGCGTATTCACTGTTAATGTGACCCCGGTTTAGTGGTGGATCCAAAAATGTGAAAATGTGAAATGAGGATGCACTACTATCTTATAGATGGCTGTTAATGTAATAACACTAGATATTTGTTAATGTGACGATTATTTGATAAGACAGTAACTAAAAAGTGAACTTACatatttatttatgaaacatGCCAATGtataattttaattaataaagttattccaacagtttttgaaaaaaaaaaaaagtcaataaATAAATTAAGAAAGAGTAAATTACAGATTGTCGTTTAATTACACCCTAAATTGCAGTCCCTGCTCTTTCCTTTTAATTTGTGCATTTCATGTCCTTTAAATAACAAATTTGCACACTCCTTGTCCTTTTCTCCAAACCCCATCCAACAACCCAATTAAATGCACCCATGTGCCTCTCACATGATGGGTAAAATTGTAAATAACCTTCCACCTACCCTTAAAATTGTAAATAACCTTCCACCAACCCAGTTAAATGCACCCATGTGGAAGGTTATTTACAATTTTACCCATCATGTGAGAGGCACATGGGTGCATTTAACTGGGTTGTTGGATGGGGTTTGGAGAAAAGGACAAGGAGTGTGCAAATTTGTTATTTAAAGGACATGGAATGCACAAATTAAAGGGAAAGGGCAGGGACTGCAATTTAGGATTTAATTAAAGGACAATCTGTGTAATTTACTCATTAAGAAAAAAATGATTGGTATATGGTAAATGTCGTGTGCCTAAACTCTGATTTGAGGTTAACGAGGCTCGTCAACGGTATGATGGACTACAAAACAAAACACCGTTAGCCTCACCACGGAGGACCCCGGGGAGGGGAATCCGTGACCAAACTCCGGCGTGAAAATAAGAAAGCTTGCCGGTGAAGATGGAGTTTATTCCGACGAATTCTAGGCTGAGAGCCTTGAATGCGATCCGGAGAATGTCCGGATTTAATGTGGTGTGTGCGTGTATTGAATGTAACTGGAATTCAATGCTTACTTAGAATGATCTTGAGTTTGCCTTATATAGCGGAGACTTATCTCTCCGATGAGAAGCCCAATGTCATCTAACCTATTTTGATACCTTTGGAagactcagacacgtgtctggTTTCTACCGGCATGATGCCTCGAGCATTAATTGAAAGTTGCTCTTTTCCTCGTACAATTTCCGACGATGGCAATCCTTAGTTGGCAGGCAATTAATGTTCCTGCAAGAGATAAGACCTCTCCTTTCTCGCTCTTTCTTCCATTTCTCTTTTATAAGAAAAAATTATAAGCTTTGGGCCTGCTGAGAAGCCTAATGTGAAGAGGCCCAAGACGAGAAGCCCCAATCCAAAGGGCCTCATCGACAAGCCATCTCTAGTCATGGGCTACAAGACTCAAGATATGTGGGCCTGGACTGATGTGTAACGACGCTTCAACTGTGGAATGGGGCCTCAGTGATGATGACGACGTCTGGCGGTCCTCGATTTTGCTTAAACCTTTTGATCCAACGGTCAGGGCTCTTGATCTCTATCCACGTGCATTAAATCAAAGGCTGTCTTTAAATCGTCGATTAGACGGTTACCGCCTTAACTGGAAGAGCTCTTTAAAAACCCTGGATTAGTCTTTAGTTTCATCATTCCACACTTCTCTCCTGTTAGCATTTCCCTCCGACTTCTTCCCCACACTTCAATCATGAGTAGAAAGGGCCGATCTTCAATCCGTTGTATCATCACTAAAGATGAGTTGGATTCCTTTGTTGTTTCTTACAAAATCCCATCGGAGTTTGCTCCGAGGCTTCCTGGTTCAAACGATCTGGCGACTTATTCGCCGGAGAGGATCGTCATCTATACCCTGTCTTTTTCCTGTTGTGGTGTCCGGTATCCACTCTCTCCTTTCAAGATGGCTCTTTTAAAGCACTACGGAATTCACTTCTCTCCGTTGCACCCTTTGGCTTTCTTAAGGATTGTTCACTTCGAACTTTCCTGTGCTGCATTTGCCGGTGAACCCTCCTTGTTGTTGTTCCGTCGATTTTATCGACTCTGATCAGACGGAGATTGGTTTACGTTTGAAAAGTGGAAAGATAGGCACTCCCTTCCTTGCTACTCCTTCATGCCTACCTCTACATATCCCAAAGAATGGAAGAATATGTTTATTTTTGTCTCTCCTTCCTTGATTTTCGAGTCCCTTCCCCTAAGGGACCCTGCTACGGTGATAGATGATAGTGTTCCTCATCTCTCGGCGGCTAAGGTTGTGTTATGGCGAAAGATGTATGAGCACCCTATCCGGGCCTTCAATTTTCCAAAGGGGGTCCTTGCTATGGGAGGTTTGAGCCCCTTATACCCGATCCGTCCCAAAGCCTTCTACGAGGGCAGAGGtgagttcttttttttttcatggtGATTCTGGCTATAATTTGTTTGAGGTCTTTGGTCTTGTCTGTTCAGTCATCTCTTGTGTTTGTTTGCCTCTACACAAATAACCCTGTGTATTTTGCTGCAGGGGGGTGTCAAACGTGGTCGAAGGTGTGGTGAACCCAGAAATGGGTGGTGTCATTAGAGGGGATATCCCTGATGTTGGAGGTTCCAACGCTAGGGTGGTTCTGGGAGAAGGGACTCCTTCTCCTGAGGGGGGGCTCACAGAATTCCCCTCCGGTAGAAGATGTCAGCAGTGGGGATGAGGATTTAGCTACACGTCTATCCCGAAAGCGCAAGCCTGTTTCAACGGTCAATACTGGTGTCACAGTTCCCGAGCCCCGGAACATCCGTCTCGGGTTACGGAGTGCCAGCAACCAAAAATCTCAACCAGCTTCTCGAACTGTGTCCAAAGCTCCTCCAGTCAATACAAAGGGTTCTTTGTCTAAGCATTTGAAGACTTTGTGACCAACCTTCAGCCTAATCATTGGGCCTCTCCCTGTAAGTTAGCTTCAATTCCTTGTCTTGTTTTTTCTTTGCGGTTTTTGGTTCCTTGTTTTCTTATTCCTCTTCCtcctctttatatatatatatatatatatatatatatatatatatatatatatatatatatatatatatatatacatacatatatagtggagggttcaaatgagaagaatttttttgtaagaagaaaaaagaagaagtttcaaccaataagaatgcttcattttacttcatttaatatttgcctttaaatttaatataagggtatattggtaaacttacaaaaatcattaatttgtattcttcttctttaataactaactaaattaaatttgtaactcattGTCTGGAACAGACATcgccacaggactcaacacaatataatcgaatctcacctcacacacCTAATAcaactaaagctcaggaacacgattaCGTAGCACATAAACACAGAGACACATAGTCATAGATTCACATAAGCACAAAAGCACGTAAGGCACAGAAGCACAGTGGCACAAAAGCACAAAAGCAAATAAGCacaagaggcagtcagaatacagaaagcTATCATTTAAAGGCCGCGAGcattcgagaatagcgattgcgagtACATAGTGCGTAGTATAGCATAACCGAGCATCGATTTATCGGCATTTTGGGTAGAGGTGTgcagtgcgagtcgtgtgtgtcgatcaaaagCGAAGCGAAAAGTGAATAACATCACCAAAAATTGAAACACGTAACAGataaatcacataaacacataaaatcgacaaatatcagagtcggcagtagcgagctcagaatcgaaacacataaaaatcgagaaatagattgtctgcggctgatagacatcgactacccaaagtggttcAACTATTCACAAAGACCTTTGGTGCACACTTCGGccttcgggactgtgctctcgcctagAACTTGggcgaatggcacgcatccttccagttaaAGCGTGACTTcgagtcgttggagtccgtcgagactttggtgagagttctataaaaccaaaatagaggtcggaacaagtcgtcaagattcaggtttcacccctaacttagcaACTCGGGTCCAGTTTAGATAAAAAATATAGACAAAAATCTgcgttaaagtatggatttcactcctggttcaacgcaaattctcgtgtttatagataataatgcgggtcgaacaagcgatttggccgagagtttgcggttttcacaccaaATCTCGACCAATCACTTGCTTGCTTTGAAAAttagagtgcagtgatagtgtagtgtaggcgagaatagcgagaAATAGCAAGTAAACTCGTACCAAACCCCTAAGGATTTGCACAAGTCAgtctgttggtacctaactatagactaggtcgtttctaagaaattgacccggactaggtcgagtcttgcctaattccctatagttatggctctgataccaatctgtcacaccccaaccgatggcggaaacatcggggcgtggcactgagcgaaacagattgtccagaagtttccataacaactaaaattaccaattatttaaagcatcatatcccataccatgacataaaaagtaatataattattacagacaaaatctagtcaaatagttctgttccgacaactcaaatttcaaGTACAGACAATTCATTTAttcgtttctagacctttcctagcctcgatttcatagCAAGCAAAGCATTcaaacatcttaagcacctgccacatacgttaacgtaaaagtcaatacacatagtgtaaaggtgagcatacaagtttagtagatataatagagttcgaaatcgtttacgcataaccagcacgtacacatggtgaaatgaagcacgtaagttatcgacatgatcctatcaataccaatgactgcgggttgactgcgcaaggcagttcgtaatacatgatcaccacagTGACCCATGtgattaattgtccttaacaacccctgggTGAATAGGTGGtgagtccaaactaatagtactattgttgctaaggcaggtagacagcaatccatgtgtaaacataacaaacaagcattcattaagtcacatataacatgcggtaacggttagcctTATAGTATTatgtagtgtgttcgatgtgatttagaataagtaacgtatgtgacacccaaaagtgcgaaagccaaaaagggttcgagtatactcacagcgttgatggattgaagggagcgcttagagcgaggttagcctgatcagaatgaTAGCATAAATGATAAGTGACGCGTCAAACGGAATAAAGTATCAGgagatcggacggtaatccgattGGGTgtcaatccgatcgggtggccggtcgatcgggtgacaatccgtttggatggtcatccgatcgggtgaccatttgattggattgttacctcgtttgggatggatgtgtttgtgtatgatggcttgacttttgaagttttcgttgtagcattttgaaaacagagaagtatctccaCCCTTCAGGTTGGTCGATTGGACGGCGGTCCGATCGGGCGACAATCCGATTGGTAGGACACCTCAGtaagaacaagttcacagcagtttgtcactcgatcggattgcaatccgatcgggtggcaatccgtatgcattgaacatgttgaaaattgtttaagtgttgaagtcagaATATCACATGGTCGAGTGGCAATctgatcgggtggcaatctgatcgggtggcaatccgatcggatagcaattcGTTCAATGTTCAACCTCAAATGTtaaaataaaagttaagtgtgggacctaaggttcaatccgatcgggtggctgtccggtcgggtggcaatccgatcggacggcaatccgtctcAGACAACCTGATCATGTTcttcacttggttgttttgatagtttgcaTTTTCTCGAGACTGTACAATAACGTGTCAAACAACATAAACCTTGTCAAGACTTAGTGACCCggtcggacaggaatcacccagatCCAACCCGTTCACAGGTTCGTGACGgtgtttcatgttcaacccgaaatcTTTAGTCTTCTGGATAGAATTTAGATCTTGAACCGATACATCACTAAGAacgagtagaagatcagaacgagctccgaattctatcggttttgagtgcattgagtgtaaaagagttgaaagaatgttggaaaaccatctttcaatccttttcaccatgaatatgttcagatctatgcaagatctttgtttatctGTGTGGAAATCAtacagatctgagttgttcttggtggattgaagccaaaacatgaagttctcaagaacaccatgaagacatcatcctagaacacctcaaatctagtgaattcacggttaaaagttaagattcaaaagatagaaaggtgtaggagtgcgtgtagatcaagaaagtacaagatttaggttgaaaacttacaagaatcgcgagaaatctgagGAAATAGCGGCTGGAGcgagttgagagagagagagagttgtcaACATCAAGGGATGTTGAcatatgaggggtatttatatgGTTTCTATAAATGGAAAAGAGGAGAAAGGGTTGGTCGATCGAGTagcagcccgatcgggtggctgctcgatcgagtggcaactcgatcgggtggcagccagATCGAGTGGCAGCTCGGTCGGCTGACCACTCGATTCGCGGCAAGTTTTGCGGTTTCGATTCGcatgttgagcgttgcgatgcgatggagtttcctattcaaattacttttaatcccaactactatatcaacatataTTCATCCTAACTTAACTtgtgtttagcgtttgcgattcaatTGCGATTGATTTGCGATTgtgtttcgattgatcaccacaacataacataaataaacatgcacaagtaacacataagtagcacacacacgtaaaacaatatccagaacgcgcaattcaagttgcgaatgcgattgcgataagcgagtAAGCGATAAAGTAAGCGATAAACATCGATAAATAGCGATAAAACTTCGATTATAagaagtactccacataatacaactaacgcaAAAGCataaatagactatctacaagttaaagaagtcaaaacaggaattgagcaaggagtgactgatcgcaattagcaatcttttcttcctttgacttaaatcttgactttgactttgactttgactttcgaaacacggggtgttacagtcaatcctgactggtgggtcatattacacatgggctaactcgttgtccaatggtaatgtgttccacattttgtatacaaaaccccaacataccggcagtaattgaagaattacaaagactaaatcactgctaattataatttaaaataattaaggttttgtaaaaatagtttacaaaaaggagattactcacattgcaactttAGGGTTTTCCTGTGattttcctggttataatctattaattaaacaatgcacacgcgttagtataataacccaatatttacattagttataccctccccgagacagaactccaacgactacgtcgggcaaaacctcgacagccgttacggagcactagatcaatcgggcagcgtatctaatacgtaaccgggggttatgatacttacaacgaggcaaaacttcgttaattagggggtataatgcctgGGTATAGTGATTCCTATGCAAAAATTGAGAGAGAAAGTAAAAGTTTGAGCGAGTTGGGATTGAGGCCGATCGAAGCAATTTATAGGGCTGATTGTTGACttcgtcgcgccccgcgtaagccgAAGGCTAAGCCTTCCTGGTCCGCAACATAGGGGTAGTCGGCCCTAGCCTTGACCAATCACCGGGTAGACTTGCCACGATGCTGCCACGTGGCATCTCAGGGTGTCGCCATGATCCATAGCTGTCGCGCCCCGTGTAAGAGACCGCTGAGGTCTTCGCGACCCGCGAGCGACCCTTAGATcttgattttattttatttttaattatataaaggtaTTTAGGGTTATTTTACgtatacggggtatattttaggacgtataggggcactctaaatatattaggggtgtcgggaatattttaggagggttgttatagttaTCCTAATCCGAGTCGGTTGAACATAGAGGCGGACATTaagttaatgctagcccctaggtTGGTAAGCGTGTTGCTTACCAGTGATCCTCCAATGGAGCAAGGAATGGTGAAGCTTtcgggatcaatcttcttttttGGGAGTTTGTTTAGGAGTGTCGCGGTG
This is a stretch of genomic DNA from Helianthus annuus cultivar XRQ/B chromosome 16, HanXRQr2.0-SUNRISE, whole genome shotgun sequence. It encodes these proteins:
- the LOC110916976 gene encoding synaptotagmin-4 isoform X3 — protein: MELEMQWDGNPNVVLDIVTKVGVALPIQVKNIAFTGLFRLIFKPLVDEFPCFGAVLFSLREKKQLDFTLKVIGGDLSALPGVSEAIEETIKDAVEDSVTWPMRIVIPILAGDYSDLELKPAGILEVKLIEAKELTNKDIIGKSDPYAMLFVRPLRARMKNSKTINNQLNPIWNEHFEFTVEDPSTQYFTIRVFDDEGVQASELIGCGHVAIKDLEPGKVKDIWIKLVKDLEIQRDTKNRGQVHLELLYCPFGTETGLQNPINPDFRLTDLEKALKSGISETDVDPAKLAAQKKKEVIRRGVLSVTVMSAQDLPAVDLMGKSDPYVVLLMKKTEQKLKTRVINNTLNPVWNQTFDFVVEDGLRDLLMCEVWDHDTFGKDKMGKCIMTLSRVILEGEFTETFALDGCKSGKLTLHLKWTPQTIVRDA
- the LOC110916976 gene encoding synaptotagmin-4 isoform X1, encoding MGFFGGLLFGVAFGICFMLSVARKQILRSAQRITLAATIAAFARMTVADSRKLLPGEYYPPWVVFAKRQKLNWLNDMMNKIWPYVDEAASDLIRSSVEPILEQYKPMVLSSLKFSKLTLGTVAPQFTGISVDEGDPGEITMELEMQWDGNPNVVLDIVTKVGVALPIQVKNIAFTGLFRLIFKPLVDEFPCFGAVLFSLREKKQLDFTLKVIGGDLSALPGVSEAIEETIKDAVEDSVTWPMRIVIPILAGDYSDLELKPAGILEVKLIEAKELTNKDIIGKSDPYAMLFVRPLRARMKNSKTINNQLNPIWNEHFEFTVEDPSTQYFTIRVFDDEGVQASELIGCGHVAIKDLEPGKVKDIWIKLVKDLEIQRDTKNRGQVHLELLYCPFGTETGLQNPINPDFRLTDLEKALKSGISETDVDPAKLAAQKKKEVIRRGVLSVTVMSAQDLPAVDLMGKSDPYVVLLMKKTEQKLKTRVINNTLNPVWNQTFDFVVEDGLRDLLMCEVWDHDTFGKDKMGKCIMTLSRVILEGEFTETFALDGCKSGKLTLHLKWTPQTIVRDA
- the LOC110916976 gene encoding synaptotagmin-4 isoform X2, coding for MVLSSLKFSKLTLGTVAPQFTGISVDEGDPGEITMELEMQWDGNPNVVLDIVTKVGVALPIQVKNIAFTGLFRLIFKPLVDEFPCFGAVLFSLREKKQLDFTLKVIGGDLSALPGVSEAIEETIKDAVEDSVTWPMRIVIPILAGDYSDLELKPAGILEVKLIEAKELTNKDIIGKSDPYAMLFVRPLRARMKNSKTINNQLNPIWNEHFEFTVEDPSTQYFTIRVFDDEGVQASELIGCGHVAIKDLEPGKVKDIWIKLVKDLEIQRDTKNRGQVHLELLYCPFGTETGLQNPINPDFRLTDLEKALKSGISETDVDPAKLAAQKKKEVIRRGVLSVTVMSAQDLPAVDLMGKSDPYVVLLMKKTEQKLKTRVINNTLNPVWNQTFDFVVEDGLRDLLMCEVWDHDTFGKDKMGKCIMTLSRVILEGEFTETFALDGCKSGKLTLHLKWTPQTIVRDA